The Desulfovibrio fairfieldensis sequence CTTCCATGTTGTCCACGCCGTATTCGTCCAGAAAAATCTTGCCGTCACGCCGCACGGTGAGGACCATGTGGTCCGCCTCGGTGGGAAGGACTTCCACCTGTTTGGTCTGGGGCAGATCCACGTCCAGGCCCTGGCTCATCATGGGCGTGGCGACCATGAAGATGATCAGGAGCACCAGCATCACGTCCACAAAGGGCGTGACGTTGATCTCCGAGACGAATTTGCTGTTGCCGAGGCTCGCGCCCATGACTACAGCTCCGTGGCGCCCGCGCGCTGCACGGGGCGGTGGGCGTTGAGCTCGCGCTGGACGCGGTTCAGGAAGAAGCCCGCGAAATTGACCAGCAGGGTGTCCACCTGGGAGAGTTTGCCCATGAAGATGTTGAAGCCCACTGTGGCGGGCACGGCCACGCCCAGGCCGATGGCCGTGGCCACCAGGGCCTCGGAAATGCCCGGCGCCACCGTGGCCAGGGAGGCGGATTTGAGCATGCCGATGGA is a genomic window containing:
- a CDS encoding ExbD/TolR family protein; protein product: MGASLGNSKFVSEINVTPFVDVMLVLLIIFMVATPMMSQGLDVDLPQTKQVEVLPTEADHMVLTVRRDGKIFLDEYGVDNMEDLEGYLQRLVKEKNKSLFLQADKEVPYGIVVEVMGHIKAVGIEKLGVMAEQPEGAAPGGAKPAAAGTRK